One Gossypium raimondii isolate GPD5lz chromosome 3, ASM2569854v1, whole genome shotgun sequence genomic window carries:
- the LOC105795020 gene encoding 3-hydroxy-3-methylglutaryl-coenzyme A reductase 1 has product MEAPRLYSTKRVQSLKPTKKIPLEEDPTKASDALPLPFHLTNAVFFTLFFSVVYFLLSRWREKIRTSTPLHVVTFSEIIAILAFFASFIYLLGFFGLDFVQSLVFRPSSDDWIAEDEEEENEVLLAKEDARKVPCGQALDCLLPPLPPAAPIVTAQKVFDEKPVTVLTEEDEEIIKSVVAGTTPSYSLESKLGDCKRAAAIRREALQRLTGKSLSGLPLDGFDYESILGQCCEMPVGYVQIPVGISGPLLVNGREYSVPMATTEGCLVASTNRGCKAIHLSGGATSVLLKDGMTRAPCVRFGTAKRAADLKLYLEDPDNFETLSVVFNRSSRFGRLQGIKCAIAGKNLYIRFTCSTGDAMGMNMVSKGVQNVLDFLQTDFPDMDVIGISGNYCSDKKPAAVNWIEGRGKSVVCEVIIKGDVVRKVLKTSVESLVELNMLKNLTGSAMAGALGGFNAHASNIVAAIYIATGQDPAQNVESSHCITMMEAVNEGKDLHISVTMPSIEVGTVGGGTQLASQSACLNLLGVKGASKETPGANARMLATIVAGAVLAGELSLMSAIAAGQLVKSHMKYNRSSKDVSKGSS; this is encoded by the exons ATGGAGGCTCCCCGGCTGTATTCGACTAAACGAGTTCAATCTCTCAAGCCCACGAAGAAGATTCCTTTAGAGGAAGATCCCACTAAAGCCTCCGACGCATTGCCGCTTCCTTTTCATCTGACGAATGCGGTGTTCTTTACCCTCTTCTTCTCGGTGGTTTATTTCCTTCTTTCCCGTTGGCGTGAGAAGATCCGTACCTCCACGCCTCTCCATGTCGTCACCTTTTCTGAGATCATCGCGATTCTCGCGTTTTTCGCATCGTTTATTTACCTTTTGGGTTTCTTTGGGCTTGACTTCGTTCAATCTTTGGTTTTCCGGCCATCGTCTGACGATTGGATTGCCGAAGACGAGGAAGAGGAAAACGAAGTTTTGCTTGCAAAAGAGGATGCCCGTAAGGTCCCTTGCGGACAAGCTCTTGATTGCTTGCTTCCTCCTTTGCCTCCTGCGGCACCAATCGTGACTGCCCAGAAAGTGTTCGATGAAAAGCCTGTGACGGTACTAAcggaggaagatgaagaaataattaaatctgTAGTTGCTGGAACAACCCCTTCGTATTCCTTGGAATCGAAATTGGGTGATTGCAAGAGGGCGGCCGCAATCAGGCGGGAAGCGTTGCAAAGATTAACAGGGAAGTCGTTATCAGGATTGCCCTTGGATGGGTTTGATTACGAGTCGATTTTGGGGCAGTGTTGTGAGATGCCGGTTGGCTACGTGCAAATTCCCGTTGGAATTTCCGGGCCTTTGTTGGTTAATGGAAGAGAGTACTCGGTTCCTATGGCAACCACGGAAGGGTGCTTGGTGGCTAGCACTAATAGGGGCTGTAAGGCTATTCATTTGTCTGGTGGAGCTACAAGTGTTCTATTGAAAGATGGTATGACTAGAGCTCCATGTGTAAGGTTCGGTACTGCGAAAAGGGCAGCTGATTTGAAGTTGTATTTGGAGGACCCTGATAATTTCGAGACCTTGTCTGTTGTTTTCAACAG ATCAAGTAGATTTGGCAGGCTCCAAGGTATCAAATGTGCAATTGCTGGAAAGAATCTGTATATTAGATTCACTTGCAGTACCGGTGATGCTATGGGGATGAACATGGTTTCCAAGGGAGTCCAAAACGTTTTGGATTTCCTTCAAACTGATTTCCCTGACATGGATGTCATTGGCATCTCTG GAAACTATTGTTCCGACAAAAAACCGGCTGCTGTAAATTGGATTGAAGGAAGAGGCAAATCTGTTGTCTGTGAAGTCATCATTAAGGGTGATGTGGTGAGGAAGGTCTTGAAGACAAGTGTGGAATCTCTCGTTGAGCTTAACATGCTTAAGAACCTTACTGGATCAGCTATGGCTGGAGCTCTGGGTGGATTCAACGCTCACGCCAGTAACATCGTTGCCGCAATCTACATAGCTACGGGACAAGATCCGGCTCAAAACGTTGAGAGCTCCCATTGCATCACGATGATGGAAGCTGTTAACGAGGGCAAGGACCTCCACATCTCTGTCACAATGCCCTCCATTGAG GTTGGTACTGTTGGTGGTGGAACTCAGCTTGCATCTCAATCAGCCTGTTTGAACTTACTTGGAGTGAAGGGTGCAAGCAAAGAGACACCAGGAGCAAACGCTAGGATGCTGGCAACTATTGTAGCGGGAGCTGTCCTTGCGGGGGAGCTGTCTCTCATGTCAGCAATTGCAGCAGGGCAACTAGTTAAGAGCCATATGAAGTACAATAGGTCAAGTAAGGATGTGTCCAAGGGTTCTTCATAG
- the LOC105795019 gene encoding LOW QUALITY PROTEIN: 3-hydroxy-3-methylglutaryl-coenzyme A reductase 1 (The sequence of the model RefSeq protein was modified relative to this genomic sequence to represent the inferred CDS: inserted 2 bases in 1 codon) translates to MEAPRLYSTKPVQSLKPTKKIPLEEDHGKASDALPLPLHLTNALFFTLFFSVVYFLLSRWREKIRTSTPLHVVTFSEIIAILSFLASFIYLLGFFGIDFVQSLVFQPSPDVWIAEDEEEDDEVLLAKEDARKVPCGQALDCSLPPLPPAAPIVTVQKVFDEKPVTVLTEEDEEIIKSVVAGTTPSYSLESKLGDCKRAAAIRREALQRLTGKSLSGLPLDGFDYESILGQCCEMPVITCKFXVGISGPLLVNGREYSVPMATTEGCLVASTNRGCKAIHLSGGATSVLLKDGMTRAPCVRFGTAKRAADLKLYLEDPDNFETLSVVFNRSSRFGRLQGIKCAIAGKNLYIRFTCSTGDAMGMNMVSKGVQNVLDFLQTDFPDMDVIGISGNYCSDKKPAAVNWIEGRGKSVVCEATIKGDVVRKVLKTSVESLVELNMLKNLTGSAMAGALGGFNAHASNIVAAIYIATGQDPAQNVESSHCITMMEAVNDGKDLHVSVTMPSIEVGTVGGGTQLASQSACLNLLGVKGASKETPGANSRTLATIVASAVLAGELSLMSAIAAGQLVKSHMKYNRSTKDVSKASS, encoded by the exons ATGGAGGCTCCCCGGCTGTATTCGACTAAACCTGTTCAATCTCTCAAGCCAACGAAGAAGATTCCTTTAGAGGAAGATCACGGTAAAGCCTCCGACGCATTGCCGCTTCCCTTGCACCTAACGAATGCCCTGTTCTTCACCCTCTTCTTCTCGGtggtttattttcttctttcccGTTGGCGTGAGAAGATCCGTACCTCCACACCTCTCCATGTCGTCACCTTTTCCGAGATCATCGCCATTCTCTCATTTTTAGCGTCCTTTATTTACCTTTTGGGTTTCTTTGGGATTGACTTCGTTCAATCTTTGGTTTTCCAACCATCGCCTGACGTTTGGATTGCCGAGGACGAGGAAGAGGATGATGAAGTTCTGCTTGCAAAGGAAGATGCCCGTAAGGTCCCTTGCGGGCAAGCTCTCGATTGTTCGCTTCCACCTCTGCCTCCTGCGGCACCAATCGTGACCGTTCAGAAGGTGTTCGATGAAAAGCCTGTGACGGTACTAAcggaggaagatgaagaaataattaaatctgTAGTGGCTGGTACAACCCCTTCGTATTCCTTGGAATCGAAATTGGGTGATTGCAAGAGGGCGGCCGCAATCAGGCGGGAAGCGTTGCAAAGATTAACAGGGAAGTCGTTATCAGGATTGCCCTTGGATGGGTTTGATTACGAGTCGATTTTGGGGCAGTGTTGTGAGATGCCGGTTATTACGTGCAAATT CGTTGGAATTTCCGGGCCTTTGTTGGTTAATGGAAGAGAGTACTCGGTTCCTATGGCAACCACGGAAGGGTGCTTGGTGGCTAGCACTAATAGGGGCTGTAAGGCTATTCATTTGTCTGGTGGAGCTACAAGTGTTCTATTGAAAGATGGTATGACTAGAGCTCCATGTGTAAGGTTCGGTACTGCGAAAAGGGCAGCTGATTTGAAGTTGTATTTGGAGGACCCTGATAATTTCGAGACCTTGTCTGTTGTTTTCAACAG ATCAAGTAGATTTGGCAGGCTCCAAGGTATCAAATGTGCAATTGCTGGAAAGAATCTGTATATTAGATTCACTTGCAGTACAGGTGATGCTATGGGGATGAACATGGTTTCCAAGGGAGTGCAAAACGTTTTGGATTTCCTTCAAACTGATTTCCCTGACATGGATGTCATCGGCATCTCTG GAAACTATTGTTCCGACAAAAAACCGGCTGCGGTAAATTGGATTGAAGGACGAGGCAAATCTGTTGTCTGTGAAGCCACCATTAAGGGTGATGTGGTTAGGAAGGTCTTGAAGACAAGTGTGGAATCTCTCGTTGAGCTTAACATGCTTAAGAACCTTACTGGATCAGCTATGGCTGGAGCTCTGGGTGGATTCAACGCTCACGCCAGTAACATCGTTGCTGCAATCTACATAGCTACCGGCCAAGATCCGGCTCAAAATGTCGAGAGCTCGCATTGCATCACGATGATGGAAGCTGTTAATGATGGAAAGGACCTCCACGTCTCTGTCACAATGCCTTCCATCGAG GTTGGGACTGTTGGTGGTGGAACTCAGCTTGCATCTCAATCAGCCTGTTTGAACTTACTTGGAGTGAAGGGTGCAAGCAAAGAGACACCAGGAGCAAACTCTAGGACGCTGGCAACCATTGTAGCGTCTGCTGTTCTTGCAGGGGAGCTGTCGCTTATGTCTGCAATTGCAGCAGGACAATTAGTTAAGAGCCATATGAAGTACAATAGGTCAACTAAGGATGTGTCCAAGGCTTCTTCATAG
- the LOC105795021 gene encoding 3-hydroxy-3-methylglutaryl-coenzyme A reductase 1, which yields MEAPRLYSTKPVQSLKPSKKIPLEEDHGKASDALPLPLHLTNALFFTLFFSVVYFLLSRWREKIRTSTPLHVVTFSEIIAILSFLASFIYLLGFFGIDFVQSLVFQPSPDVWIAEDEEEDDEVLLAKEDARKVPCGQALDCSLPPLPPAAPIVTVQKVFDEKPVTVLTEEDEEIIKSVVAGTTPSYSLESKLGDCKRAAAIRREALQRLTGKSLSGLPLDGFDYESILGQCCEMPVGYVQIPVGISGPLLVNGREYSVPMATTEGCLVASTNRGCKAIHLSGGATSVLLKDGMTRAPCVRFGTAKRAADLKLYLEDPDNFETLSVVFNRSSRFGRLQGIKCAIAGKNLYIRFTCSTGDAMGMNMVSKGVQNVLDFLQTDFPDMDVIGISGNFCSDKKPAAVNWIEGRGKSVVCEAIIKGDVVRKVLKTSVESLVELNMLKNLTGSAMAGALGGFNAHASNIVTAIYIATGQDPAQNVESSHCITMMEAVNEGKDLHISVTMPSIEVGTVGGGTQLASQSACLNLLGVKGASKETPGANSRMLATIVAGAVLAGELSLMSALAAGQLVKSHMKYNRSSKDVSKASS from the exons ATGGAGGCTCCTCGGCTGTATTCGACTAAACCTGTTCAATCTCTCAAGCCATCGAAGAAGATTCCTTTAGAGGAAGATCACGGTAAAGCCTCCGACGCATTGCCGCTTCCCTTGCACCTAACGAATGCCCTGTTCTTCACCCTCTTCTTCTCGGtggtttattttcttctttcccGTTGGCGTGAGAAGATCCGTACCTCCACACCTCTCCATGTCGTCACCTTTTCCGAGATCATCGCCATTCTCTCATTTTTAGCGTCCTTTATTTACCTTTTGGGTTTCTTTGGGATTGACTTCGTTCAATCTTTGGTTTTCCAACCATCGCCTGACGTTTGGATTGCCGAGGACGAGGAAGAGGATGATGAAGTTCTGCTTGCAAAGGAAGATGCCCGTAAGGTCCCTTGCGGGCAAGCTCTCGATTGTTCGCTTCCACCTCTGCCTCCTGCGGCACCAATCGTGACCGTTCAGAAGGTGTTCGATGAAAAGCCTGTGACGGTACTAAcggaggaagatgaagaaataattaaatctgTAGTGGCTGGTACAACCCCTTCGTATTCCTTGGAATCGAAATTGGGTGATTGCAAGAGGGCGGCCGCAATCAGGCGGGAAGCGTTGCAAAGATTAACAGGGAAGTCGTTATCTGGATTGCCCTTGGATGGGTTTGATTACGAGTCGATTTTAGGGCAGTGTTGTGAGATGCCGGTTGGCTACGTGCAAATTCCCGTTGGAATTTCCGGGCCTTTGTTGGTTAATGGAAGAGAGTACTCGGTTCCTATGGCAACCACGGAAGGGTGCTTGGTGGCTAGCACTAATAGGGGCTGTAAGGCTATTCATTTGTCTGGTGGAGCTACAAGTGTTCTATTGAAAGATGGTATGACAAGAGCTCCATGTGTAAGGTTCGGTACTGCGAAAAGGGCAGCTGATTTGAAGTTGTATTTGGAGGACCCTGATAATTTCGAGACCTTGTCTGTTGTTTTCAACAG ATCAAGTAGGTTTGGCAGGCTCCAAGGTATCAAATGTGCAATTGCTGGAAAGAATCTGTATATTAGATTCACTTGCAGTACAGGTGATGCTATGGGGATGAACATGGTTTCCAAGGGAGTCCAAAATGTTTTGGATTTCCTTCAAACTGATTTCCCTGACATGGATGTCATTGGCATCTCTG GAAACTTTTGTTCCGACAAAAAACCAGCGGCTGTAAATTGGATTGAAGGACGAGGCAAATCTGTTGTTTGCGAAGCCATCATTAAGGGTGATGTGGTTAGGAAGGTCTTGAAGACAAGTGTGGAATCTCTCGTTGAGCTTAACATGCTCAAGAACCTTACTGGATCAGCTATGGCTGGAGCTCTGGGTGGATTCAATGCTCACGCCAGTAACATCGTCACTGCAATCTACATAGCTACGGGCCAAGATCCGGCTCAAAATGTTGAGAGCTCTCATTGCATCACTATGATGGAAGCTGTTAACGAGGGCAAGGACCTCCACATCTCTGTCACAATGCCTTCCATCGAG GTTGGTACCGTTGGTGGTGGAACACAGCTTGCATCTCAGTCAGCCTGTTTGAACTTACTTGGAGTGAAGGGTGCAAGCAAAGAGACACCAGGAGCAAACTCTAGAATGCTGGCAACCATTGTAGCAGGTGCTGTCCTTGCCGGGGAGCTGTCACTCATGTCAGCACTTGCAGCAGGGCAACTAGTCAAGAGCCATATGAAGTACAATAGGTCAAGTAAGGATGTGTCCAAGGCTTCTTCATAG